In one Ochotona princeps isolate mOchPri1 chromosome 16, mOchPri1.hap1, whole genome shotgun sequence genomic region, the following are encoded:
- the FFAR2 gene encoding free fatty acid receptor 2 isoform X2 gives MRLDLHSSLILTAYIIIFLAGLPANLLALRAFVERVRQPQPAPVHILLLSLTVADLVLLLLLPFKIVEAASGFRWYLPQVVCALMGFGFYSSIYCSTWLLAGISIERYLGVAYPVQYKLSRRPVYGVIAALVAWIMSFGHCTIVIAVQYLNSTQQAGSRHEITCYENFTQEQLDVVLPVRLELCLVLFFIPMTITVFCYWRFVWIMLTQPHVGAQRRRRAVGLAVVTLLNFLLCFGPYNISHLVGFYLKQSPPWRVEAVVFSALNAGLDPLLFYFSSSAVRRAFGKGLWLLRHPGPAPLDCEGKETAQVTGEDRAVSRAEGVAGSDLLTD, from the coding sequence atgAGGCTTGATTTGCACAGTTCCTTGATCCTCACAGCCTACATCATCATCTTCCTCGCGGGGCTCCCCGCCAACCTCCTGGCTCTGCGGGCCTTCGTGGAGAGGGTGCGCCAGCCTCAGCCGGCCCCCGTGCACATCCTGCTGCTCAGCCTGACGGTGGCTGACCTggtactgctgttgctgctgcccttCAAGATCGTGGAGGCGGCGTCAGGTTTCCGCTGGTACCTGCCACAGGTGGTGTGCGCCCTCATGGGCTTCGGCTTCTACAGCAGCATCTACTGCAGCACGTGGCTCCTGGCAGGCATCAGTATCGAGCGCTACCTGGGAGTGGCTTACCCGGTGCAGTACAAGCTCTCCCGCCGGCCCGTGTATGGGGTGATCGCCGCCCTGGTGGCCTGGATCATGTCCTTTGGCCACTGCACCATCGTGATTGCTGTGCAGTATCTAAACTCCACCCAGCAGGCCGGCAGCCGCCACGAGATCACCTGCTACGAGAACTTCACGCAGGAGCAGCTGGACGTGGTGCTGCCCGtgcggctggagctgtgcctagtCCTCTTCTTCATCCCCATGACCATCACCGTCTTCTGCTACTGGCGCTTCGTGTGGATCATGCTCACGCAGCCGCACGTCGGGGCGCAGCGGCGGCGCCGGGCTGTGGGACTCGCTGTGGTGACCCTCCTCAACTTCCTGCTGTGCTTTGGACCTTACAACATCTCCCACCTGGTGGGCTTCTACCTCAAGCAAAGCCCCCCGTGGCGGGTGGAAGCGGTGGTCTTCAGCGCCCTCAACGCCGGCCTGGACCCCctgcttttctatttctcttcttcGGCCGTGCGCCGAGCCTTTGGCAAGGGGCTGTGGCTGCTACGACATCCCGGCCCCGCCCCACTGGACTGCGAGGGCAAAGAGACGGCCCAGGTGACAGGAGAGGACAGGGCTGTGAGCCGAGCGGAGGGAGTGGCGGGCTCGGATCTCCTCACTGACTAG
- the FFAR2 gene encoding free fatty acid receptor 2 isoform X1, with protein MMRLDLHSSLILTAYIIIFLAGLPANLLALRAFVERVRQPQPAPVHILLLSLTVADLVLLLLLPFKIVEAASGFRWYLPQVVCALMGFGFYSSIYCSTWLLAGISIERYLGVAYPVQYKLSRRPVYGVIAALVAWIMSFGHCTIVIAVQYLNSTQQAGSRHEITCYENFTQEQLDVVLPVRLELCLVLFFIPMTITVFCYWRFVWIMLTQPHVGAQRRRRAVGLAVVTLLNFLLCFGPYNISHLVGFYLKQSPPWRVEAVVFSALNAGLDPLLFYFSSSAVRRAFGKGLWLLRHPGPAPLDCEGKETAQVTGEDRAVSRAEGVAGSDLLTD; from the exons AT gatgAGGCTTGATTTGCACAGTTCCTTGATCCTCACAGCCTACATCATCATCTTCCTCGCGGGGCTCCCCGCCAACCTCCTGGCTCTGCGGGCCTTCGTGGAGAGGGTGCGCCAGCCTCAGCCGGCCCCCGTGCACATCCTGCTGCTCAGCCTGACGGTGGCTGACCTggtactgctgttgctgctgcccttCAAGATCGTGGAGGCGGCGTCAGGTTTCCGCTGGTACCTGCCACAGGTGGTGTGCGCCCTCATGGGCTTCGGCTTCTACAGCAGCATCTACTGCAGCACGTGGCTCCTGGCAGGCATCAGTATCGAGCGCTACCTGGGAGTGGCTTACCCGGTGCAGTACAAGCTCTCCCGCCGGCCCGTGTATGGGGTGATCGCCGCCCTGGTGGCCTGGATCATGTCCTTTGGCCACTGCACCATCGTGATTGCTGTGCAGTATCTAAACTCCACCCAGCAGGCCGGCAGCCGCCACGAGATCACCTGCTACGAGAACTTCACGCAGGAGCAGCTGGACGTGGTGCTGCCCGtgcggctggagctgtgcctagtCCTCTTCTTCATCCCCATGACCATCACCGTCTTCTGCTACTGGCGCTTCGTGTGGATCATGCTCACGCAGCCGCACGTCGGGGCGCAGCGGCGGCGCCGGGCTGTGGGACTCGCTGTGGTGACCCTCCTCAACTTCCTGCTGTGCTTTGGACCTTACAACATCTCCCACCTGGTGGGCTTCTACCTCAAGCAAAGCCCCCCGTGGCGGGTGGAAGCGGTGGTCTTCAGCGCCCTCAACGCCGGCCTGGACCCCctgcttttctatttctcttcttcGGCCGTGCGCCGAGCCTTTGGCAAGGGGCTGTGGCTGCTACGACATCCCGGCCCCGCCCCACTGGACTGCGAGGGCAAAGAGACGGCCCAGGTGACAGGAGAGGACAGGGCTGTGAGCCGAGCGGAGGGAGTGGCGGGCTCGGATCTCCTCACTGACTAG